A single window of Eucalyptus grandis isolate ANBG69807.140 chromosome 1, ASM1654582v1, whole genome shotgun sequence DNA harbors:
- the LOC104452820 gene encoding calmodulin-binding protein 60 D isoform X1 yields MQSCESETSNGVAGNRRPKSLLTEENPQRGVSEELELIKSHFDKMVRKVRSHFREELKLVKSHLADLVSCISNTLKEELVPAICSSLEDTVRGVVREELEHASSQSVQLVRSSGKCLKKDEVKNLQLQFKTKLPASFFTGEKLKGEHGIPIDVKLVNADTGNIIESGPESSVKLKVVVLQGDFGTDDDDSWTQEEFEKSVVRERKGKRPLLIGNLLVILNGGTGMLGELEFTDNSSWTRSKKFRLGLQVLSGYCENIHIREAITEPFNVKENRGQSNEKHDEPAPGDEVWRLKNIGRNGPFRMNLEKAGIYNVRQFRQLLDMDPEKLKKILGPTMKKNKWDKLREHAETCRLNGNPHLSLDNESDDRNGRQLTDHTADQVHCAADKFSPNQEEHGDTIVKKTFVNWNDGKELNDETGSMQEKGSSSFPSQVSEGQIQNLTPFQHNLAPGTCTAPVGPETLMANAGSTAEGHNGVTLALPAQSQNTNFGNALELSADHTSHLAGHQLVSAEGCDVLFSPGDNRNTTVELPIMPHDINSQCAMPSQMISSSSQMVYTEVDNFPFSKPPLASIRSFQSSTFPPLEGNHVMEGTQPIISDDSFKAWLDSIMRTITDDASTYFQTPPDDVV; encoded by the exons ATGCAAAGTTgcgagag TGAGACATCAAATGGAGTTGCAGGTAATCGCAGGCCCAAGAGTCTCTTGACAGAAGAGAACCCTCAGAGAGGG GTCAGCGAAGAATTGGAGCTTATAAAATCTCACTTCGATAAAATGGTCAGGAAAGTAAGATCTCACTTCAGGGAAGAACTGAAGCTTGTAAAATCTCACTTGGCTGATCTTGTTAG TTGCATCAGTAACACTCTCAAAGAGGAATTAGTGCCAGCAATTTGCTCATCGCTGGAGGATACTGTTCGAGGAGTG GTAAGGGAAGAGTTGGAGCACGCAAGTTCTCAATCTGTTCAACTTGTAAG ATCTTCTGGCAAATGTCTAAAGAAGGATGAAGTGAAAAACTTGCAGCTTCAATTCAAAACCAAGCTCCCCGCTTCATTCTTTACAGGGGAGAAACTAAAAGGAGAGCATGGCATCCCCATTGATGTCAAGTTAGTCAATGCAGACACAGGCAATATTATTGAATCAGGTCCAGAGTCCTCTGTTAAGTTAAAAGTTGTGGTGCTTCAAGGTGATTTTGGGACAGATGATGATGATAGCTGGACCCAGGAAGAATTTGAGAAATCTGTAGTGAGAGAACGCAAAGGGAAGAGGCCTTTGCTTATTGGAAACCTTCTAGTGATTCTTAATGGAGGCACTGGGATGCTGGGTGAGTTAGAGTTCACCGACAATTCAAGCTGGACTAGAAGCAAGAAATTCAGGCTAGGATTACAGGTGTTGTCTGGATATTGTGAGAATATTCACATTCGCGAAGCCATTACGGAGCCGTTCAATGTGAAGGAAAATAGAGGACAGT CAAATGAGAAACATGATGAGCCTGCACCTGGCGATGAGGTGTGGAGATTGAAAAATATTGGAAGGAATGGACCATTTCGCATGAACCTGGAAAAAGCAGGAATATACAACGTGAGACAGTTTCGACAGCTACTCGATATGGACCCCGAGAAACTGAAAAAG ATTCTCGGTCCGACgatgaaaaaaaataagtggGATAAACTCCGTGAACATGCGGAAACTTGCCGTCTGAATGGGAACCCTCACCTGTCTCTTGATAATGAAAGTGACGATCGAAATGGCCGTCAACTCACTGACCATACTGCAGACCAGGTGCATTGTGCTGCTGACAAATTTTCTCCCAATCAGGAG GAACATGGAGATACGATTGTGAAAAAGACCTTTGTTAACTGGAATGATGGCAAGGAGCTCAATGATGAGACTGGGTCAATGCAGGAGAAAGGCTCAAGCTCTTTTCCATCTCAAGTCTCTGAAGGCCAAATTCAAAATCTCACCCCTTTTCAACATAATTTGGCTCCAGGAACCTGCACTGCTCCAGTGGGTCCGGAAACTCTTATGGCAAATGCGGGCTCCACTGCTGAAG GACATAATGGTGTAACTTTGGCATTGCCAGCACAGTCACAAAATACCAATTTTGGAAATGCCTTGGAGCTTTCAGCTGATCACACTTCTCATCTTGCTGGACATCAGCTCGTATCTGCAGAGGGTTGTGATGTTCTATTTTCTCCAGGAGATAATAGAAATACTACTGTTGAATTGCCAATAATGCCCCATGACATCAATTCACAATGTGCCATGCCTAGCCAAATGATCAGTTCTTCAAGCCAAATGGTCTATACAGAAGTTGACAACTTTCCCTTCTCTAAACCACCCCTTGCCTCAATACGAAGCTTCCAATCTAGTACATTTCCTCCTCTTGAAGGCAACCACGTGATGGAAGGAACCCAACCAATCATTTCGGATGATAGTTTTAAAGCCTGGTTGGATAGTATCATGCGGACCATAACAGATGATGCTTCAACATACTTCCAGACCCCACCAGATGATGTTGTGTAA
- the LOC104452820 gene encoding calmodulin-binding protein 60 D isoform X2, translated as MQSCESETSNGVAGNRRPKSLLTEENPQRGVSEELELIKSHFDKMVRKVRSHFREELKLVKSHLADLVSCISNTLKEELVPAICSSLEDTVRGVVREELEHASSQSVQLVRSSGKCLKKDEVKNLQLQFKTKLPASFFTGEKLKGEHGIPIDVKLVNADTGNIIESGPESSVKLKVVVLQGDFGTDDDDSWTQEEFEKSVVRERKGKRPLLIGNLLVILNGGTGMLGELEFTDNSSWTRSKKFRLGLQVLSGYCENIHIREAITEPFNVKENRGQSNEKHDEPAPGDEVWRLKNIGRNGPFRMNLEKAGIYNVRQFRQLLDMDPEKLKKILGPTMKKNKWDKLREHAETCRLNGNPHLSLDNESDDRNGRQLTDHTADQVHCAADKFSPNQETFVNWNDGKELNDETGSMQEKGSSSFPSQVSEGQIQNLTPFQHNLAPGTCTAPVGPETLMANAGSTAEGHNGVTLALPAQSQNTNFGNALELSADHTSHLAGHQLVSAEGCDVLFSPGDNRNTTVELPIMPHDINSQCAMPSQMISSSSQMVYTEVDNFPFSKPPLASIRSFQSSTFPPLEGNHVMEGTQPIISDDSFKAWLDSIMRTITDDASTYFQTPPDDVV; from the exons ATGCAAAGTTgcgagag TGAGACATCAAATGGAGTTGCAGGTAATCGCAGGCCCAAGAGTCTCTTGACAGAAGAGAACCCTCAGAGAGGG GTCAGCGAAGAATTGGAGCTTATAAAATCTCACTTCGATAAAATGGTCAGGAAAGTAAGATCTCACTTCAGGGAAGAACTGAAGCTTGTAAAATCTCACTTGGCTGATCTTGTTAG TTGCATCAGTAACACTCTCAAAGAGGAATTAGTGCCAGCAATTTGCTCATCGCTGGAGGATACTGTTCGAGGAGTG GTAAGGGAAGAGTTGGAGCACGCAAGTTCTCAATCTGTTCAACTTGTAAG ATCTTCTGGCAAATGTCTAAAGAAGGATGAAGTGAAAAACTTGCAGCTTCAATTCAAAACCAAGCTCCCCGCTTCATTCTTTACAGGGGAGAAACTAAAAGGAGAGCATGGCATCCCCATTGATGTCAAGTTAGTCAATGCAGACACAGGCAATATTATTGAATCAGGTCCAGAGTCCTCTGTTAAGTTAAAAGTTGTGGTGCTTCAAGGTGATTTTGGGACAGATGATGATGATAGCTGGACCCAGGAAGAATTTGAGAAATCTGTAGTGAGAGAACGCAAAGGGAAGAGGCCTTTGCTTATTGGAAACCTTCTAGTGATTCTTAATGGAGGCACTGGGATGCTGGGTGAGTTAGAGTTCACCGACAATTCAAGCTGGACTAGAAGCAAGAAATTCAGGCTAGGATTACAGGTGTTGTCTGGATATTGTGAGAATATTCACATTCGCGAAGCCATTACGGAGCCGTTCAATGTGAAGGAAAATAGAGGACAGT CAAATGAGAAACATGATGAGCCTGCACCTGGCGATGAGGTGTGGAGATTGAAAAATATTGGAAGGAATGGACCATTTCGCATGAACCTGGAAAAAGCAGGAATATACAACGTGAGACAGTTTCGACAGCTACTCGATATGGACCCCGAGAAACTGAAAAAG ATTCTCGGTCCGACgatgaaaaaaaataagtggGATAAACTCCGTGAACATGCGGAAACTTGCCGTCTGAATGGGAACCCTCACCTGTCTCTTGATAATGAAAGTGACGATCGAAATGGCCGTCAACTCACTGACCATACTGCAGACCAGGTGCATTGTGCTGCTGACAAATTTTCTCCCAATCAGGAG ACCTTTGTTAACTGGAATGATGGCAAGGAGCTCAATGATGAGACTGGGTCAATGCAGGAGAAAGGCTCAAGCTCTTTTCCATCTCAAGTCTCTGAAGGCCAAATTCAAAATCTCACCCCTTTTCAACATAATTTGGCTCCAGGAACCTGCACTGCTCCAGTGGGTCCGGAAACTCTTATGGCAAATGCGGGCTCCACTGCTGAAG GACATAATGGTGTAACTTTGGCATTGCCAGCACAGTCACAAAATACCAATTTTGGAAATGCCTTGGAGCTTTCAGCTGATCACACTTCTCATCTTGCTGGACATCAGCTCGTATCTGCAGAGGGTTGTGATGTTCTATTTTCTCCAGGAGATAATAGAAATACTACTGTTGAATTGCCAATAATGCCCCATGACATCAATTCACAATGTGCCATGCCTAGCCAAATGATCAGTTCTTCAAGCCAAATGGTCTATACAGAAGTTGACAACTTTCCCTTCTCTAAACCACCCCTTGCCTCAATACGAAGCTTCCAATCTAGTACATTTCCTCCTCTTGAAGGCAACCACGTGATGGAAGGAACCCAACCAATCATTTCGGATGATAGTTTTAAAGCCTGGTTGGATAGTATCATGCGGACCATAACAGATGATGCTTCAACATACTTCCAGACCCCACCAGATGATGTTGTGTAA
- the LOC120295374 gene encoding calmodulin-binding protein 60 B-like: MSMRKRALAFGSSDQPSQPKRPCVAPIEQELNGSERKLKPRSCLIEEDGWSELREELEPAKSHSAKDCRRANGESTAKNDARNLQLQFQTKLSLPVFTGEKLEGEGGASISVALVDANTGQVVTLGLESSIKLDVVVLEGDFNKYDEDNWAQEEFENYIVKEREGKGPLLTGNLVVTLEQGLGELGKLIFNDDSSWTRSKSFRIGLKVTLGCCGNTRIREAKTDAFPVKEYKREAHRRHYPLACNHGVRRLEKIAKDGKSHRKRSLLPLSKESDKLRAVSMEIAN; the protein is encoded by the exons GCAAGAATTGAATGGGTCCGAGAGGAAACTCAAGCCGAGGAGCTGTTTGATTGAGGAGGATGGCTGGAGTGAG TTGAGAGAAGAGCTGGAGCCTGCTAAGTCTCATTCAGCCAAAGATTGTCGAAG GGCTAATGGTGAATCTACAGCAAAGAACGATGCAAGAAACTTACAGCTTCAGTTTCAAACCAAACTGTCACTTCCTGTATTTACTGGAGAGAAACTAGAAGGAGAGGGGGGTGCTAGCATTTCTGTTGCCTTGGTTGATGCAAACACAGGACAAGTCGTGACATTAGGCCTGGAATCCTCCATTAAGCTGGACGTCGTCGTGCTCGAAGGTGACTTCAACAAATACGATGAGGATAACTGGGCTCAAGAAGAGTTTGAGAACTACATAGTTAAAGAACGTGAAGGAAAGGGGCCGCTTTTGACAGGAAATCTTGTAGTGACGCTCGAGCAAGGTCTTGGGGAGCTGGGCAAACTGATATTTAATGACGATTCCAGCTGGACTAGGAGTAAAAGTTTCAGAATAGGGCTTAAGGTGACATTGGGTTGTTGTGGGAATACACGAATCCGAGAGGCAAAAACAGATGCTTTCCctgttaaggaatataaaagaGAAG CACATAGGAGACATTATCCACTTGCATGTAATCATGGGGTCCGGAGGTTAGAGAAGATTGCCAAAGATGGGAAATCTCACCGAAAACGGAGTCTACTGCCACTGTCCAAGGAGTCCGACAAGCTGAGAGCGGTAAGCATGGAAATTGCTAACTAA